TATATCTTTTTTGTTCTTAGGAGTATATACCAAACAGGATATGTTTAGAATTCTAAACATATCCTGTTTGGTATAGATTTTTTCTTGTCACTGGAGGCGTCTTTTTGTTATGATTGAAAGTTATTCGAAAAGAATTTTGTTTTCTACTATTATAATAGTAACCCTTTCTCTTTAAATGCAATAAAAAAACGAAGTTTTGCTAAACCTCGTTTTAGTTCATTATTATTTTGTTATTATATTACTTTATTACTTTGATTGGAGGATCAATTAGTAAAAGAAGCGAATGAGTATACCACCCATGATGAGGACAATGGCACCACACAAACGGTTGGCCATTTGTGCAAAGGCAATCATTTCCATACGATCAGAGGCAGAGAGAACGGCAATATTACCTGTTCCACCCATAGAGTTATTAATCATACCAGCACCGATAGCTGTTTCGACAGGGTACATACCTAAGGCAAGTCCCAAGAACCAGCTTGTCAAGCCCATCGCGATAACACTTGTCAGACAGAGCACAATAAATTGCCATGTCAAAGCAGAGCCTAGTGTGGTCAAATCAATCAATGCCAAACCAATACCTGCCAATACCGCATGTGTAAGATTGGTCATGATGATTTGGTTAAACATCACAACCGATTCTTCCAACTCTTTTGGTACAGCATCAAAGGCTTTGAGAACAAAGACGATGATAATCATAAAGGCGTATTCATGGATATTTGGGAAGAATTTATTCAAGATCACACCCACCATGAGTAGGGTAAAGGCATACAGCATACCGACACCAATTTTAGTGGCATCAAATTCAATTTTAGGTTTTGCAAGTTCTTCTTTTGTCGCAGAAACTAAGGTGCCGTGACCATTGTATTTTGATTTTGCAAAGATTTTAGAAATGGAGAGCGCCCCAATGATGGCAATAATATTCCCAAAAGTTACTGCGGGAGCAAGTTGAGAGAAAATTGCAGTTTGGTTACCATTGGCTAAACCATCAGCATAGATTTGTGATAAAGGTGTAATTCCGGCTCCCATACCACCAGACATCATTGGCATTGAAACATACATGACAGAGTCTGCAAAACCATTGCCAAGCAAGACACCCATACCACCAACAGCGAAGAACCCAACGACCATTGTGACCAAAGCAACAGGGATAAATTTAGCAGAAGCTTTGACAAGCAAACTTCTGTTCATTCCCAAGATTGATCCACAAATCAAGGCTGCAATATAGAAATCAAGAAAACCAAACTGACCGCCCATAAATTTGCCTACTGCATCAATCACATTTGCAGGAATGATATGGAAAAAGGATAAGAGAGTTGCACCTAACAAAGTGAAAACTGATCCACCACCCAAATATGAATTCATAATGGGTAATTTTTCACCAATAAAGTAAAGCAAGTGCCCCAACAGTACTAATAGGAGAGTAATACCCACCATGTTAAGTGGTAATTTTCCTAAACCTATTGTCACTGCCAACACAATCATAAAAAAGGCATAGAGAGGAAGACTTATTCCTGAAATTTTTATTTCTTTTAATTTTTTCATTTTAATCCATTAACCTCTTAGTATTTTGGATACCATTTCATCTCGCGAACGGCTTTCACCATATCTTTTTCTTGAGCTTGTGCCAAACCTTGTTCTTGAGCTTTTTTAGCTACTGCTTCTGCAACTTTGATTGAAACATCAGCAACATATTCAAATGGAGGAAGCACAGGAGCACCAGCAGCGCCTGGATCAACAAGACCACTCAATGAGTGCGCAGCGGCACCAATCATTTCATCAGTAAGAAGTGATGCTTCTGAAGCCAACATACCAAGTCCCAAACCAGGATAGATCAAAGCGTTATTTGCTTGACCGATTTGGTAGTCGACACCTTTATAAGAGACAGTTCCTGAAGGAATACCTGTTGCAACAAAGGCTTTACCATCAGACCATGTAATCACTTGTTCAGCAGTTGCTTCCAATTTTTTAGTTGGATTTGAGATTGGGAAAATAACTGGGCGTTCAGTGTTGGCACACATTGCTTCAACAACTTCTTTTGTAAATGCACCTGCATCAGTTGAAGTACCTACCAAGATAGTAGCTTTAACTGTTTTGATAACATTGGCTAAGTCTGTCATATCGCCAGCATTTGCAAAATCTGCACGTTTTTTAGCAAATGGTTTTTGTGCTGGAGTCAAATCTTCCATATCATCAAAGAGCAACCCTTGTTTATCCATCATAAAGAAATGGTTGTAGGCTTCTTCTTCTGAAAGTCCTTCACTTACCATCTCCGCATGAACACGGTCAGCAATCCCTGCACCAGCAGAGCCACCACCGTAGCAGAGGTAAACTTGGTCTGTTAATTTTTCACCTGTGATATCAAGTGAACCGAAGATACCACCTAAAACAACAATACCAGTTCCTTGGATATCATCGTTGAAAGTTGGAATTTCTTTTTTGTATTTGTTCAAGATATTTGCAGCATTTGAACGTCCGAAGTCTTCCCAGTGCAAGTAAAGTTTAGGGAACATTGCTTCAGCAGTTTCCACAAACTGGTCAACAAAGTCGTAATATTGGTCCCCATAAACACGGGCGTGACGATTTCCAAGATACATTGAATCTTCCAAGAGTTCTTTACGGTTAGTCCCTGCATCAATAACGATAGGAAGAACTGAAGCTGGATCGATACCGGCTGCTGCAGTGTAAACCATTAATTTACCAACGGAAATATCAACACCTTGTGTTCCCCAGTCACCGATACCGAGAATTCCTTCAGCATCTGTCACAACAATCAAACGGATATTGCGATCGCCCGCTGCATTTTTCAATGTTTCTTGAATATTTTCTGGATGGTTAATATCAAGATATGCAGCATATTGTGGATCTACAAATAGACGGCTGTAGTTTTCAATTGTTTCAGCAATAACTGGATCATATACGATAGGGTTAAACTCTACGATATGTTGGTTAAACAAATAGTAGAACAAAGTACGGTTTGTATTGAATATTTCCATCAAGAAATGGCGTTTCTCTAAATCAGATGGTTTTTCCAAGTAATGTTGGTAAGTTTGTTCTGCTTGTTCTTCAAGTGTTTGAACATAAGGTGGCAAAAGACCAATTAAGCCAAGTTCCTTACGTTCTTCCATAGTAAATGCTGTTCCTTTATTTAAAAAAGGATTGTTTAAAATTTCATGTGCACGCATTCGTACGTCCTCCAAATTTATTATTCCTATAAGAAATTCTTACAAGATGTATTTTAATACTTATAAAAAATTATAGTCAAACCTTTGGGTTATAATAAATATTATTTATAACAAATCGATAAACTTGTGATAGAATATAAGGGTCAAAGGAGCGTTTAAACTAATGAATTTGCATGATTTCGAGTATTTTAATGCCTTAGGGGACTTGTTGTCTTTTACTGCTGTTTCTAATCATTTTGGGGTAAGTCAGCCGACAATTACCTACGCCGTAAAGAGATTGGAACAATATTATAACTGTAATTTAATATACAAAGATCCTTCTCACCGAACAGTTGTCCTAACAGATGAAGGGAAAATATTGAAAATTCATATCGAAAGTATTTTGGAAGAGTTGGCACTCACGCAAAGAGCCATCGAGCATTCTAAAAATCATCAAAATCATATTGGTTTCCCCCCTATTATTCGAGCAAAAATTCTGGCTCAACTCTTAAACGATAAAGAGGCGATTAGCTTTTTATCTAAGTTTGATTTAGTATCGGGTGGCTCGGAGGAACTTCTGGCCAAACTTATCTCCGGCTCAATTGATTTTAGCCTTATAGGCAGCATTGCTCCCCTGATGCACCCCAACCTTTTTGTGAAATTGCTTTACCAACGCGAATTTTATATCTTTGTCTCTAAAGATAATCCACTTGCCTCACGTCAAGAAATTTCGTTTAAAGAAGCTTTGGATTATCCTTTTATCCTGCTTGATGAAAGTTTTGTGCATATGGAAGCTTTCCAAAATTTGAATGAAAAATACAAGAAAAAAGCAAAAGTTCTCTTTAATTTTTCGGATATCCATACTATTGGCCAACTGGTCAACTCAAATGTTGGCATAACCTTGATGACCGATTTTCTTCCCTTTGCCGATATGGATAGTCTTATAAAGATACCACTAATACCTGAAGATAAGCAAATTTTTCATGTTCAATATGCTTATTTAAGAAGTACACTTCTCAATGCGGACTTGAAAGAATTGATTCGCTTACTGGATGAGCTAAATGAAAAAATAGATTGAAGTGAAAAGAGATTCTTTCTCTTTTTTCTTTGTTAAATTTTCTCCGTTTTTTTCACAAACTTTCGCCAACCGCATAATTCCGGAAAGAATTGTTTGACAAGCCCCCCTCAAAAAAGGTAAAATATTCACAAAGACTATGTAAAGGAGATAACATGGCTGGCTCCCAAGTTAATAAACAACTACCCAAGGCAACGGCAAAACGTTTGCCTCAATATTATCGCTTGTTCAAACTTTTAGTTGATGAACAAGTAACACGCACAAACTCACAACTTATTTCGGAAAAAATTGGTGTGGATGCAGCGACGATTCGTCGCGATTTTTCACTCTTTGGTGAGCTGGGACGTCGAGGCTATGGTTATGAAACACGCGCTTTACGTGATTTCTTTGGAGAATTACTCGGACAAGATCAAGAAACGCATATCGCACTCGTAGGAGTCGGTAACCTTGGACGCGCCCTTATTAATTATGAATTCCAAAACCGCAATAAAATGCGCGTTACCCAAGCTTATGATGTTCCAGAAAATCCACTCGTTGGTACAACAACTTCTACAGGTGTTCCTATCTACGACATCGCTGACTTCTCTAAAAATATTAAAGATTCAAAAATCAAAACAGCAATTATTTCTGTCAATAAAGAGAACGCTCAAGAAGTCGCAGATATCCTAGTTAAATCAGGTATCAAAGGTATTCTTAACTTTTCACCCTTGCGCTTGCAAGTTCCTGAAGATGTTGTCGTTCAGTCAATTGACTTAACGAAAGAACTTCAAACCCTCTTATTCTTTATGTCAAATAAGGACATCAAATAAGTTGAGAGCTTAAAAATAAAAAAGTACATAGGAAGGTTGACTTCCTATGTACTTTTTATTCGCCCAATAAACCTTCTTCTCTAAAGCTCAAATAAGAAGCCTGGCCTGTAATGATATGATCTAAAAGTTGAATACCTAAAGCATCACATGCTTGCTTAATCTTCTGCGTGAACAGCTTATCTTGTTGGCTTGGTTGGGTAAGCCCGGAGGGATGATTATGTGCAATGATGATCCCTACAGCTAAATTTCTTACTGCATGATGTAAAATTTCCCGGGGATTGGCAATGGAATGGTTCACAGCACCAATAAAAATCGTTTTTTTCTGAATAATGCGATGCTGTGCGTCTAGGTAGATTGCGACTAAATTTTCCTGTTCAAAATCAGACATCTCATCTGCTAAACTCAACCCAAATTGGCGAGATCCTATCACTTGTCCGTATCTTTTTCTTTGGGTCGTATGGATTCGTTTACCCAGTTCAATCATCGCCCGAATTTCCAAGGCTTTGATAGGCCCAATACCGGGAATTGCTTTCAGCTCTGTTAGAGAAGCCCGACGAAACTCTTCTAAACTGCTAAAGGTTGTCAAAACCCGTGCAGCAAGTTCCATAACATTTTCTTTTTTACTGCCTGTTCGGAGTAAAATGGCTAAAAGTTCTTGTTCACTCAGCTTTTCTGATCCAAAAATGTTCAATCTTTCTCGGGGTCTCATCGGATATTGTTCTTCTTTAATGTGATACACGACTTTCTCCTTAATCATTTATACGAAAAAAGAGTGTAGGTATCACTCTTTTTTAGAACATAAAAAAAGTGGATTTTTATAACCCACTTTTTTATTTCGTTTTTATTCCACTGTTACAGCTTTGGCAAGGTTACGTGGTTTATCAACATCCAATCCTCGTTGGACAGTTGCGTAGTAAGCGATAAGCTGTGTGGGTACCACCATTGATATCGCTGAAAGATAAGGATGAACGTTATTGATAACGATATCATCATCTTCACGCGCTACAGCTTCTTCGACAATCGTAATTGCTGAAGCCCCACGTGCCACTGTTTCCATAACGTTTCCACGGGTGTGTGCCGCAACTTCTTCATTATTTGAAATAAGGGCAATAACAGGTGTACCATTTTCAATCAAGGAAATTGTTCCGTGTTTGAGTTCACCAGCAGCAAAGCCTTCACATTGGATATATGAAATTTCTTTTAATTTTAGACTGGCTTCCATAGAGACAAAATAATCTTGTTTGCGTCCGATATAGAAGGCATTTCGTGCTTCTGGTAAAAGCTTGGCTACAACATCGGAAATCAATTCCTTCTCTGACAATGTAGATTCGATAGATTGTGCCACGAGTGAAATTTCCTTAACCAAGTCAAAAGCAAGTGACTTAGGATTTTGGTCTGCATCGCCTACAGCTTTTGCTAAGAAGGCGAGCGTTGCAATTTGTCCAGTGTAAGCTTTTGTAGAGGCCACCGAAATTTCAGGCCCTGCACCAATCAGCATTGTGTGTGTTGCTTCACGTGACAATGTAGAGCCAGGAACATTTGTGACCGTTAAACTTGGATGACCAAGCGCATTTACTTTTACCAATACCTGACGGCTATCTGCTGTTTCACCGGACTGTGAAAGGAAGATAAACAAAGGATTTTTGCTTAATAGTGGCATACCATAGCCCCACTCAGAAGCCACGCCAAGTTCAACTGGTGTATTCGTCAGCTCTTCAAGAATTTGTTTTGAAGCATAACCTGCATGAAGCGATGTTCCTGCCGCAATAATATAAATACGATCTGCTGCTTGAACAGCTTTAACGATATCCGTATCAACAGTTAATTGCCCGTCTTGATCGGTATAAGTTGAGACCAATTTACGCATTACTGTTGGTTGTTCATCAATTTCTTTGAGCATGTAGTAAGGATATGTTCCTTTACCAATGTCAGAAAGGTCAAGTTCTGCTGTGTAGCTCTGGCGCTCAACCTTATTTCCTTCATAATCCATGACTTCTGCCTTATCTTTAGTTAAGATAACCAGTTCTTTATCATGAATTTCCATAAATTCAGATGTTTCACGAATCATTGCCATGGCATCAGAACATACCATGTTGTAGCCATCACCCAAGCCAATAAGTAAAGGCGATTTGTTTTTCGCAACATAGATCACGTCAGCATCTTCAGCATCCATAAGAGCAAAAGCATAAGAACCTTCAATAATAGAGAGGGCCTTTTTGAAGGCTTCAAGTACAGAGAGTCCTTCTTCTTCTGCAAACTTAGCGATGAGATGAACAGCCACCTCTGTATCTGTTTGACCTTTAAATGTATCCTTAGCAAGATATTCTTCTCTGATTTCTGAGAAGTTTTCAATTACACCATTGTGTACTAAAACGAAACGTCCTGAAGTAGAAGTATGAGGATGCGCGTTATCTTCGGTTGGTTTCCCATGGGTCGCCCAACGTGTATGACCAATCCCTGTTGATCCTGTAACGTTATCACCTGTTTTTGCCTCTAAATCTGCAATGCGTCCTACAGATTTCACAAGATTCACTTGACCTGCGCCATCAGCAACGAAGATTCCTGCTGAATCATAACCACGGTATTCAAGTTTTTCAAGACCTTGCATTAGAATGTCTGTTGCATTACGATTTCCGACAACTCCTACGATACCACACATATTAATTTCTCCATAAGCTAATTGGTATAGTTAGCTTTTTCTTTATTTTTCGTCAATAAGAACATGATAATACAATGTTTTGTATTTGTCAAGAATAATAATTCTTTAATTGGTATAGTTTGTCAACGAGTAAAAAAAATAAATCTTCCGATTTACTTTAATTGTAATTTTAATAATGCTTTATCTATTTCTGTAAGTACCTTTTCGAGGTCTTCTGTATTATTTACGAAGTCAAGTGCATCTCCATTAATCCGAATTTTAGGGGACACATCATAGTTTTCATACCAAGCTGGGTATTCTTCATGGACTTGATGGTAATATGCTTTTAATTCAGGTTGATCATCAATCTGTTCGAAACTACGCCCACGTTGTGCAATCCGGGAAAGCATTGTTTCAAAACTCACATCAATATAGACCAGTAAGTCAGGACGCTTTTTAGGCATTCCTTCCATTTCTTCGAGCATATTACTGAGCAAGTTCTGATAGATTTCTAATTCTGTTTTAGTGACATTGCCATTTTTATAGTTTAGAGTTAAGAAAAGTTCGTCTTCAAAAATTGAGCGATCAAGGACATTATTCTCTTGAGTATAAGCCATTTTGATTGATTCAAAACGCTTGTTCAAAAAATAGATTTGCAATAAGAACGCATACTTTGTCGGATCTTGATAATACAAGTCAAGAACCGGATTATTATCTACGGCTTCGTAATACACCTCTGTTCCAAGATGCTCCCCTAAAGCCTTTGCCAAGCTTGATTTTCCAGCTCCTATTGTTCCTGCTAAAACAATCACAGTTTTCATCCTCCTCAAGTCCATCAAGGACCTTATTTTTTTATTATTGCTCTGACGCTAAGATGTATGCTCTAATTTGAGACATGAAATACAAAGAGCCTGTCATTAAAAGTACATCGTCTTCATGTAAATTTTCTTTTAATGATGCATATGTGCTCTTCCAATCTTCTGCCAGCGTCACATTTTCTTTTTCTAAATACGCAAAATCTTCTAATTTTAAAGCTTTCGGATAATCAAAAGTTGTTAAAATTAGCTTCGAATTATCAACGGTTTGCAACATTTTAATCATCTCTGTAATATCTTTTGTGACCAGTGCTGAAAAGAGAATCGTAATTTTCCGCCCTGAAAATTCATTTTTAAAGTTTTCCAAGAGTCGTTGCATAGCATGTACATTATGAGCACCATCAAGTAGTGTTAAAGGTGCTTGACTGACTTCTTCCATGCGCGCCGGCCAAAAAGTTCTTCTTAAACCCTCTCGGATTGCTTCTTCTGAAAGTGATAATCCTACTTTATGTGCGTAAACCATGGTAAGTTTAACCGCAAGTGCTGCGTTGTCTATTTGATGTAGACCAAGTAAAGATTTTTCTAAGTTGAGCAAGTGAATTTCATCATCCTTGTAATTAAATCGCTCATTTTCAAGGATTTCTACCTGATAATCAATACCGTATTGATAATGTTTCGCTTGATTTGTTTGAGCTGTTTCCGCAATAACAGCTAGGGCTTCGTCCGCTATTTTCCCTGTCACCAAGGGTGTGTCTGGCTTAATAATTCCAGCCTTTTGGGCAGCTATCTTCTCTAGTGTATCCCCTAAGATATCCATATGATCCATGCCGATAGTTGTAATTGCAGTTGCTACAGGTTGAATGACATTAGTACTGTCTAAAAGTCCCCCTAAACCTACTTCAATCAAAGCTACATCAACATGTTCATCTGCAAAATAGCGAAACGCCAGAGCGGTAATAATTTCAAATTCTGTGATCCCCGCCAGTCTTTCGTCTTTGTCCATTTCCTCTACTAATGGTTTAAGTTGCTCGACATACTTGATAAGTTTTTCATCAGGAATAGGATGGCCATTAATCGCCATCCGTTCGCCAAAAGTCTCAATAAATGGACTGGTAAATGTAGCTACAGTCAAGCCCAACTGCTCCAAAATACCTCGGGTAAAAGCAACAGTTGAGCCTTTGCCATTTGTACCAGCAATGTGAAGCATCGACAACTCTTTTTCAGGGTTCCCGAGCAATTTAAGCAAGGCTTCAATTCGTGTCAATCCTGGGCGGATATTAAATTTAAGACGAGAATGTATCCATTCTAGTGCTGTTTCGATAGTCATATTAGGCTTGTTTCCCTTCTAGAAAATACTTTTTAAATTCCTCGGGTGCCTCTGTTTTTGAAAGCAAAAAAACAGGTAGCTCTGCCCGTTCAGACGGCTCATCCCGCAATTTAAGAAGATAACGAAAATCAATATGCTGATGTGCTTTTTCTTCCTTAACTACATTATAGGGAATATTAATAAGATTCACATCTATAAGACATGGTGCACCAGCTGTCAAACCTGTTTCTTCATGGAATTCACGTTCTGCCGTCTTATGGGGTTTTTCCCCTTCTTCGACATGTCCAGCAGGAAGTAAGAGTTCTTTTTGATAGGGATGCTCGATAAAATACATCTTCTCCCCTTTAAAAACGACAGCAGACGCCGACAGTTGCAAATCCGGATTCTGTTTTCCCTTAAGTCCTTTTTTGCTGCGTAAAAGAGCAATTACCTGTTCTTGTTTTTTAGAACTTTCTAAAGCTGAAAGTTCACGTATCAAATCATTATACATTAGTATTTTTGGTATATTTTAAAATTTTCAATTAAACGGCGTGTTGCTGCAACATCATGTACACGTAGCACACGCCCACCATCCATCATCATTTGATTTTCAAGAATCAATGTTGACAAAAGGCGCTCGTCTACTTCCATATTCAGAAGATTGGTCATGAAAGATTTACGGGAGATTGCAATCATCACAGGCAAACCTAGGTTCGTCAATAGTTCGGTCGTTTTT
This window of the Lactococcus garvieae subsp. garvieae genome carries:
- a CDS encoding 2-hydroxycarboxylate transporter family protein, which translates into the protein MKKLKEIKISGISLPLYAFFMIVLAVTIGLGKLPLNMVGITLLLVLLGHLLYFIGEKLPIMNSYLGGGSVFTLLGATLLSFFHIIPANVIDAVGKFMGGQFGFLDFYIAALICGSILGMNRSLLVKASAKFIPVALVTMVVGFFAVGGMGVLLGNGFADSVMYVSMPMMSGGMGAGITPLSQIYADGLANGNQTAIFSQLAPAVTFGNIIAIIGALSISKIFAKSKYNGHGTLVSATKEELAKPKIEFDATKIGVGMLYAFTLLMVGVILNKFFPNIHEYAFMIIIVFVLKAFDAVPKELEESVVMFNQIIMTNLTHAVLAGIGLALIDLTTLGSALTWQFIVLCLTSVIAMGLTSWFLGLALGMYPVETAIGAGMINNSMGGTGNIAVLSASDRMEMIAFAQMANRLCGAIVLIMGGILIRFFY
- a CDS encoding malolactic enzyme, which produces MRAHEILNNPFLNKGTAFTMEERKELGLIGLLPPYVQTLEEQAEQTYQHYLEKPSDLEKRHFLMEIFNTNRTLFYYLFNQHIVEFNPIVYDPVIAETIENYSRLFVDPQYAAYLDINHPENIQETLKNAAGDRNIRLIVVTDAEGILGIGDWGTQGVDISVGKLMVYTAAAGIDPASVLPIVIDAGTNRKELLEDSMYLGNRHARVYGDQYYDFVDQFVETAEAMFPKLYLHWEDFGRSNAANILNKYKKEIPTFNDDIQGTGIVVLGGIFGSLDITGEKLTDQVYLCYGGGSAGAGIADRVHAEMVSEGLSEEEAYNHFFMMDKQGLLFDDMEDLTPAQKPFAKKRADFANAGDMTDLANVIKTVKATILVGTSTDAGAFTKEVVEAMCANTERPVIFPISNPTKKLEATAEQVITWSDGKAFVATGIPSGTVSYKGVDYQIGQANNALIYPGLGLGMLASEASLLTDEMIGAAAHSLSGLVDPGAAGAPVLPPFEYVADVSIKVAEAVAKKAQEQGLAQAQEKDMVKAVREMKWYPKY
- a CDS encoding LysR family transcriptional regulator, producing the protein MNLHDFEYFNALGDLLSFTAVSNHFGVSQPTITYAVKRLEQYYNCNLIYKDPSHRTVVLTDEGKILKIHIESILEELALTQRAIEHSKNHQNHIGFPPIIRAKILAQLLNDKEAISFLSKFDLVSGGSEELLAKLISGSIDFSLIGSIAPLMHPNLFVKLLYQREFYIFVSKDNPLASRQEISFKEALDYPFILLDESFVHMEAFQNLNEKYKKKAKVLFNFSDIHTIGQLVNSNVGITLMTDFLPFADMDSLIKIPLIPEDKQIFHVQYAYLRSTLLNADLKELIRLLDELNEKID
- a CDS encoding redox-sensing transcriptional repressor Rex is translated as MAGSQVNKQLPKATAKRLPQYYRLFKLLVDEQVTRTNSQLISEKIGVDAATIRRDFSLFGELGRRGYGYETRALRDFFGELLGQDQETHIALVGVGNLGRALINYEFQNRNKMRVTQAYDVPENPLVGTTTSTGVPIYDIADFSKNIKDSKIKTAIISVNKENAQEVADILVKSGIKGILNFSPLRLQVPEDVVVQSIDLTKELQTLLFFMSNKDIK
- the radC gene encoding RadC family protein — protein: MYHIKEEQYPMRPRERLNIFGSEKLSEQELLAILLRTGSKKENVMELAARVLTTFSSLEEFRRASLTELKAIPGIGPIKALEIRAMIELGKRIHTTQRKRYGQVIGSRQFGLSLADEMSDFEQENLVAIYLDAQHRIIQKKTIFIGAVNHSIANPREILHHAVRNLAVGIIIAHNHPSGLTQPSQQDKLFTQKIKQACDALGIQLLDHIITGQASYLSFREEGLLGE
- the glmS gene encoding glutamine--fructose-6-phosphate transaminase (isomerizing) is translated as MCGIVGVVGNRNATDILMQGLEKLEYRGYDSAGIFVADGAGQVNLVKSVGRIADLEAKTGDNVTGSTGIGHTRWATHGKPTEDNAHPHTSTSGRFVLVHNGVIENFSEIREEYLAKDTFKGQTDTEVAVHLIAKFAEEEGLSVLEAFKKALSIIEGSYAFALMDAEDADVIYVAKNKSPLLIGLGDGYNMVCSDAMAMIRETSEFMEIHDKELVILTKDKAEVMDYEGNKVERQSYTAELDLSDIGKGTYPYYMLKEIDEQPTVMRKLVSTYTDQDGQLTVDTDIVKAVQAADRIYIIAAGTSLHAGYASKQILEELTNTPVELGVASEWGYGMPLLSKNPLFIFLSQSGETADSRQVLVKVNALGHPSLTVTNVPGSTLSREATHTMLIGAGPEISVASTKAYTGQIATLAFLAKAVGDADQNPKSLAFDLVKEISLVAQSIESTLSEKELISDVVAKLLPEARNAFYIGRKQDYFVSMEASLKLKEISYIQCEGFAAGELKHGTISLIENGTPVIALISNNEEVAAHTRGNVMETVARGASAITIVEEAVAREDDDIVINNVHPYLSAISMVVPTQLIAYYATVQRGLDVDKPRNLAKAVTVE
- a CDS encoding deoxynucleoside kinase; its protein translation is MIVLAGTIGAGKSSLAKALGEHLGTEVYYEAVDNNPVLDLYYQDPTKYAFLLQIYFLNKRFESIKMAYTQENNVLDRSIFEDELFLTLNYKNGNVTKTELEIYQNLLSNMLEEMEGMPKKRPDLLVYIDVSFETMLSRIAQRGRSFEQIDDQPELKAYYHQVHEEYPAWYENYDVSPKIRINGDALDFVNNTEDLEKVLTEIDKALLKLQLK
- a CDS encoding bifunctional folylpolyglutamate synthase/dihydrofolate synthase yields the protein MTIETALEWIHSRLKFNIRPGLTRIEALLKLLGNPEKELSMLHIAGTNGKGSTVAFTRGILEQLGLTVATFTSPFIETFGERMAINGHPIPDEKLIKYVEQLKPLVEEMDKDERLAGITEFEIITALAFRYFADEHVDVALIEVGLGGLLDSTNVIQPVATAITTIGMDHMDILGDTLEKIAAQKAGIIKPDTPLVTGKIADEALAVIAETAQTNQAKHYQYGIDYQVEILENERFNYKDDEIHLLNLEKSLLGLHQIDNAALAVKLTMVYAHKVGLSLSEEAIREGLRRTFWPARMEEVSQAPLTLLDGAHNVHAMQRLLENFKNEFSGRKITILFSALVTKDITEMIKMLQTVDNSKLILTTFDYPKALKLEDFAYLEKENVTLAEDWKSTYASLKENLHEDDVLLMTGSLYFMSQIRAYILASEQ
- a CDS encoding NUDIX domain-containing protein; this encodes MYNDLIRELSALESSKKQEQVIALLRSKKGLKGKQNPDLQLSASAVVFKGEKMYFIEHPYQKELLLPAGHVEEGEKPHKTAEREFHEETGLTAGAPCLIDVNLINIPYNVVKEEKAHQHIDFRYLLKLRDEPSERAELPVFLLSKTEAPEEFKKYFLEGKQA